In Tachysurus fulvidraco isolate hzauxx_2018 chromosome 11, HZAU_PFXX_2.0, whole genome shotgun sequence, one DNA window encodes the following:
- the sytl2b gene encoding serine-rich adhesin for platelets isoform X3, which produces MAPHPKSTDKLKERRPTETQQESRNRQRHNPFNNIPMDLDYDVTIGASVPETKNPPEVDSSLNQEGSEIDAKPKDFHILPEKPPRLKPVPKKRTKIFNVQNSPADSTSSISSQSVSTNTSVSTQSASTCSSTMSPVSTQSMSTNSDSRSTLSTQSMSTNSEIRSLPPKGILKHSSSCSSSDSNIKSRLPQPRKTLNVASTKTGHEHILEENAVTQESIEESSLNLKDKEPLKPTSPQKSAFPTSRLPVRSSVVLNNPTQTDKEKPNIQPRLSLSSSTQSNDEQKTEGILDNKQQCEKSSSWLTSAEPEKQNIAVGMMKEPLSIPRARAKSPYEALLAKPLKQSINPQILLKNQEKEDSKASKRENEKTEEKLDHPLSIRDQQAYEASNPTNACNRTDPSFATCESDYMPCPFDMKITRGTNNKTEDCTNPRMAKLRSPKASEEQGDSIAKVLEWFSRSSDSSDKLDYEGILPDTEDDIRIEDIDFDNETNSRPNAENNVYLIIPRHMHEDRAMTNDVFLNKSDLAVEKDKKEASMNSQAVQDLIDQTKPLSTEEISAIGSSSLFRHRSPQDTSIRLLDPEKTTPKEKELETADKNKEILDNNPNQHELQGLKVSHSPKIANVQSLWERGTIEEPVMLLSKPNINSEKENIDQNNFGRKVIEFKEEPTKTDISPKYSVNENKKYVNKSHVKNISNVVEIQADDIIYEHLNKKEDSDRDTSKDIQAPMSNINQIKDIMAPSSTSDMDVNKCLDQKSSSSIDLSLQIGDHSNDNVGGNDNSEEGCATVQELDQKIKTEEKESQLNPTPTSSVPSQQENPVSVAKKSIQQQNNKAERIKELKSFWEKEKLQSNVCKKSPAANDTNSSVTFTKLNKRFTKSEYDLSTINTESEAETFNFTVLPLRDRIEKTVTGEGINSLQFKMLRDFWAGSSKQSYNFENKIHKQLSQDGKQAKTHKELNQLEHVDAKLFQTEKRFGNDNGNTMSMTSETERQLQSFSKEKTVDKCPDTANLHISPTEPDVLRSSHCPEPKSGLKLSPKDTSSPKTPEFQPQTRSTGKGTLNGRGNSLRRATSMFAINMESQGENLPLQPKKVSDTVHPQLGEMPESTVLSSTKTPEVYLQPKKSPEITKSKHSATDRSTSEDPDSQPLARSFVSGDNRGKDISPQARPQKKSELVCSSFQTDGSVKCCLENADNPIDAAELCTRRGSWGHASEDNPETLNRVDSFSGTSANFTEVSLVQEALRRASTRPVYHKSLEDITAVPRQSKKSKHMDDFMTSSYAISSTPSPASSSFSDKEHLRKISKSVPNFLENENDGDESDLESSSHSGKHRKNSSPQAKLKSHSRISAVPSMSRSIISISSADFGNVEVQGTIQFSISYVQKLREFHIFVVQCQNLAAVDVKRNRSDPYVKSYLIPDTANLGKRKTSVKKKNLNPTYNEILRYRVQMEYLKTQILNLSVWHNDTFGRNTFLGETEIDLSKWDFGSPWINCLYLKPRNTSSILSTDERGEMRLAIRFLPHISLSKSALGSGEIHIWVRDCRNLPLIRGVTINPYAKCYVLPDTSKKSCQKTRVLKRTASPVFNHTMVYDGFRTEDLKEACVELTVWDRDRLTDHLVGGLRLGLGTGQSYGTKVDWMDSVAKEAALWQRMMDSPNEWVEDVLPLRIMTVAKHI; this is translated from the exons ATGGCACCACATCCAAAATCAACAGACAAGCTAAAGGAGAG GAGACCAACAGAGACTCAGCAAGAAAGTCGAAACAGG CAACGACACAATCCGTTCAACAATATCCCAATGGATCTAGACTATGATGTAACAATTGGAGCCTCAGTGCCTGAAACTAAGAATCCACCAG AAGTGGATTCTTCACTAAATCAAGAAGGATCAGAAATAGACGCCAAGCCCAAAGATTTTCACATTTTACCAGAAAAACCCCCTCGTCTAAAGCctgttccaaaaaaaagaacGAAAATTTTTAATGTCCAGAACTCACCTGCAGACAGCACCAGCTCTATCTCCAGCCAGAGTGTGTCTACAAATACATCTGTGTCCACACAAAGTGCATCTACATGCTCCAGCACCATGTCCCCTGTGTCCACCCAGAGCATGTCTACAAACTCTGACAGTAGGTCTACTCTGTCCACTCAGAGCATGTCTACAAACTCAGAAATCAGGTCTCTTCCACCAAAAGGTATCCTCAAACACAGTTCCAGCTGCAGCTCCAGTGACTCCAACATCAAAAGCCGGCTGCCTCAACCCCGCAAAACCCTCAATGTTGCTTCCACCAAGACTGGTCATGAACACATTCTTGAAGAGAATGCAGTAACCCAGGAGAGTATAGAGGAGTCTTCCCTCAATTTAAAAGACAAAGAACCACTAAAGCCCACTTCACCACAGAAGTCGGCCTTTCCAACATCACGACTGCCAGTCCGATCCTCAGTGGTGCTGAATAATCCAACACAAACGGATAAAGAGAAGCCAAACATTCAACCACGACTGAGTCTGAGTTCCAGCACACAGTCAAATGatgaacaaaaaacagaagGCATACTGGATAATAAGCAACAATGTGAAAAGAGTTCAAGTTGGTTGACATCTGCAGAACCGGAAAAACAAAATATAGCTGTTGGAATGATGAAGGAACCTCTCTCGATTCCTAGAGCAAGGGCCAAGTCACCATATGAAGCCCTGTTAGCCAAACCattaaaacagagcataaacCCTCAAATCTTACTGAAGAACCAAGAGAAAGAGGACAGTAAGGCATCTAAGAGGGAAAATgaaaagacagaagaaaaaTTGGACCATCCTTTAAGCATAAGAG ATCAGCAGGCATATGAAGCCAGCAACCCAACTAATGCATGTAATAGGACTGATCCTTCCTTTGCAACATGTGAAAGTGACTACATGCCGTGTCCGTTTGATATGAAGATAACTAGAGGCACTAACAATAAGACAGAGGATTGCACAAACCCTCGTATGGCTAAACTCCGTTCTCCCAAAGCTTCTGAAGAACAAGGAGACTCCATTGCTAAAGTTTTAGAATGGTTCAGCAGAAGCTCAGACAGCAGTGATAAACTTGACTATGAGGGCATTTTACCAGACACTGAAGATGATATCAGGATTGAAGACATTGACTTTGACAATGAGACCAATTCAAGACCCAATGCAGAGAACAATGTATACTTGATCATTCCAAGACATATGCATGAGGATAGAGCTATGACGAATGATGTATTTTTAAACAAGAGTGATTTAGCAGTAGAGAAAGATAAGAAAGAGGCTTCTATGAATTCTCAGGCTGTTCAGGATCTAATTGATCAGACTAAACCATTGAGCACAGAAGAAATTTCTGCCATTGGATCTTCTAGTCTATTTAGGCACAGATCACCACAGGACACCAGTATTAGACTGTTGGATCCTGAAAAAACAACTCCAAAAGAGAAAGAGCTTGAGACCgctgacaaaaataaagaaattctgGACAATAATCCCAATCAACATGAACTGCAAGGACTTAAAGTTAGTCACTCACCGAAAATCGCCAATGTGCAGTCACTGTGGGAACGAGGTACCATTGAGGAACCAGTGATGCTATTGAGCAAACCAAACATAAATTCTGAAAAGGAAAATATTGACCAAAATAATTTTGGCAGGAAGGTGATTGAGTTTAAAGAGGAACCAACCAAAACTGACATTAGTCCAAAATATTCAGTAAATGAGAACAAAAAATATGTGAACAAATCTCatgtaaaaaacatttcaaatgttgTTGAGATACAAGCTGATGACATCATAtatgaacatttaaataaaaaagaagatagCGACAGAGATACATCTAAAGATATCCAAGCACCAATGAGCAATATAAATCAGATAAAAGATATAATGGCTCCAAGTAGCACCTCAGACATGGATGTTAACAAATGTTTGGACCAAAAATCCTCATCTTCAATAGATTTAAGTCTCCAGATAGGAGACCACAGCAATGACAATGTTGGAGGAAATGATAATAGTGAGGAAGGATGTGCAACAGTACAAGAGCTGGAccaaaaaataaagacagaggAAAAAGAATCACAACTAAATCCTACACCAACATCTAGTGTTCCATCCCAGCAAGAAAACCCAGTCTCAGTAGCAAAGAAAAGCATCcagcaacaaaacaacaaagcagAAAGGATCAAGGAACTCAAATCATTTTGGGAAAAAGAGAAATTGCAATCAAACGTATGTAAGAAATCACCAGCAGCAAATGACACGAACTCATCTGTGACATTTACAAAGCTGAATAAAAGGTTCACCAAATCAGAATATGATCTAAGTACCATCAACACAGAATCTGAGGCAGAAACTTTTAATTTTACGGTTCTTCCACTACGAGACAGAATAGAGAAGACAGTCACAGGAGAAGGTATAAACAGTTTACAGTTTAAGATGCTCCGTGACTTCTGGGCAGGATCTAGCAAGCAGTCATACAATTTTGAAAACAAAATTCATAAGCAATTAAGTCAGGATGGTAAACAAGCAAAAACGCACAAAGAGCTAAATCAACTTGAACACGTGGATGCAAAACTTTTCCAGACAGAAAAAAGGTTTGGAAATGATAATGGAAATACTATGTCTATGActtcagagacagaaagacagctCCAGTCATTTTCAAAAGAGAAAACTGTTGACAAATGTCCTGATAcagctaatttgcatatttctcCAACTGAGCCAGATGTTCTGAGATCATCCCATTGTCCTGAGCCAAAGAGTGGCTTAAAGTTATCTCCAAAAGATACATCATCTCCTAAAACTCCAGAATTCCAGCCGCAGACTAGAAGTACTGGCAAAGGAACTTTAAATGGAAGAGGAAATTCTCTTCGACGTGCCACCAGCATGTTTGCAATAAATATGGAAAGTCAAGGTGAAAATTTACCCTTGCAGCCTAAGAAGGTATCTGACACAGTCCACCCACAGCTTGGGGAGATGCCAGAAAGTACAGTGTTATCATCCACAAAAACACCAGAAGTTTATTTACAGCCCAAAAAGTCTCCAGAAATCACCAAGAGTAAGCATAGCGCCACTGACAGAAGCACTTCTGAGGATCCTGATTCTCAACCTCTTGCCAGGTCATTTGTTTCAGGAGACAACAGAGGCAAGGACATTTCTCCCCAAGCTAGACCGCAGAAGAAGAGTGAATTAGTGTGCTCCTCATTTCAGACAGACGGTAGTGTGAAGTGCTGTCTTGAGAACGCTGACAATCCCATAGACGCTGCAGAGCTTTGCACCAGAAGAGGGAGCTGGGGACATGCAAGTGAAGACAACCCCGAGACCTTAAATAGAGTTGATTCCTTCTCTGGGACAAGTGCAAACT TCACTGAAGTGAGCCTAGTTCAAGAAGCGTTAAGGCGGGCATCCACTAGACCTGTATACCATAAAAGCCTCGAAGACATTACTGCAGTACCTC GACAAAgtaaaaaaagcaaacacatgGATGATTTCATGACTAGCAGCTATGCAA TCTCCAGCACTCCATCGCCAGCTTCATCTTCCTTCTCTGATAAAGAGCACCTGAGGAAAATCAGCAAATCTGTTCCCAATTTCTTGGAGAATGAG AATGATGGAGATGAGAGTGACTTGGAGAGCAGCTCTCACAGTGGCAAGCACCGGAAGAACAGCAGTCCTCAGGCTAAACTTAAAAGCCACTCTCGCATTTCCGCAGTGCCTTCT ATGAGCAGGAGCATAATAAGCATTTCCAGTGCGGACTTTGGGAATGTTGAAGTTCAAGGCACGATCCAGTTTTCAATCAGCTATGTCCAAAAGCTAAGGGAGTTTCACATCTTTGTAGTTCAGTGCCAAAATCTAGCTGCAGTAGATGTGAAGAGGAATCGATCTGACCC GTATGTTAAGAGTTACCTTATACCTGACACTGCCAAtctgggaaaaagaaaaacatcagtgAAAAAGAAGAACTTGAACCCAACATATAATGAGATTCTTAGG TATAGAGTTCAAATGGAGTACTTAAAAACCCAGATCCTTAACCTGTCTGTTTGGCATAATGACACATTTGGACGCAACACCTTCctgggagagacagagattgACCTTTCCAAGTGGGACTTTGGAAGCCCTTGGATTAACTGCTTATATCTCAAACCAAGG AACACAAGCAGCATCCTGTCCACTGATGAAAGGGGCGAGATGAGACTGGCCATACGGTTCTTACCTCACATCTCCCTTT CGAAATCGGCCCTAGGCTCAGGTGAAATTCACATTTGGGTCAGAGACTGCAGGAACCTGCCTCTGATTCGTGGTGTAACAATAAACCCATATGCGAAATG TTATGTGCTGCCGGATACCAGCAAAAAGAGCTGCCAGAAGACACGAGTATTAAAGAGGACTGCAAGTCCTGTGTTTAACCACACAATGGTGTATGATGGATTCAGGACAGAGGACCTGAAGGAGGCTTGTGTAGAGCTCACAGTGTGGGACCGCGACCGACTCACTGATCACCTTGTAGGAGGACTGAGACTTGGTCTAGGAACAG GGCAGAGTTATGGCACAAAGGTGGACTGGATGGACTCCGTTGCTAAGGAGGCAGCTTTATGGCAAAGAATGATGGATTCCCCAAATGAGTGGGTAGAGGATGTGTTGCCGTTGCGAATAATGACAGTAGCAAAACATATTTAG